One Euphorbia lathyris chromosome 1, ddEupLath1.1, whole genome shotgun sequence DNA segment encodes these proteins:
- the LOC136220701 gene encoding cytochrome P450 71D445-like, whose amino-acid sequence METQLIPSNWSPMSIITLLFIILILKKISSKKSQKLPPGPWRIPLLGSMHHLIGYIPHQRMRDLSKIYGPIMHLQFGETSNIIISSPEAAKQIYKTHDIIFSQRPLMLSAKSISYNYKDITFAAYGDYWRQLRKISTMELLTAKRVRSFRPIREEEASKLVESIASTEPGMPVNFSLLITHAIYRIVSRAAFRKIWDGEDEFLESLNRLKMELGRAVSIADAYPSIKWLEKFSSIKTRADELQQPVDRIFQGVLDEHRSSRKGQISTEKVEDLVDVLLNLQEEGGLEFPLGDDTIKAMIMDAFVAGTDTSSTAIIWGMAELMRNPEVMAKAQAEIRKKYNVKGTVDEENLHELNYFSLVVKETLRLHPPAPLLIPRECRESCVIDGYDIPVKSKIMVNVWAMARDERIWEEAEKFKPERFLGSSIDYKGNNYEYIPFGAGRRICPGIILGVANIELPLAMLLFHFDWKLVDGIKPEDVDMSEDVGASATRKNDLYIIPVPYLPPTQGRV is encoded by the exons ATGGAGACCCAGTTGATTCCTTCAAACTGGTCACCAATGTCCATAATTACCCTCTTGTTCATCATTCTGATATTGAAAAAAATCAGCAGCAAAAAGTCTCAAAAACTTCCACCAGGTCCATGGAGAATACCCTTATTAGGAAGTATGCACCATTTAATTGGGTACATACCACATCAAAGAATGAGAGATTTATCCAAAATATATGGACCGATTATGCATCTTCAATTTGGTGAGACATCAAACATTATAATTTCATCTCCTGAAGCTGCAAAACAAATCTACAAAACACATGATATCATATTCTCTCAGAGGCCTCTTATGCTTTCTGCCAAAAGTATTTCTTACAACTACAAAGACATCACTTTTGCTGCCTATGGAGATTACTGGAGACAACTGAGGAAGATTTCAACAATGGAGTTGCTTACGGCGAAACGTGTTCGATCTTTCAGACCCATCAGGGAAGAAGAAGCATCAAAACTCGTGGAGTCAATTGCTTCAACTGAACCAGGAATGCCTGTGAACTTCAGCTTGTTGATCACTCATGCAATTTATAGGATCGTTTCAAGAGCAGCATTTAGGAAGATTTGGGATGGGGAAGATGAGTTTCTTGAAAGTTTGAATAGATTGAAAATGGAATTGGGGAGAGCAGTTAGTATTGCTGATGCTTATccttcaattaaatggcttgaGAAATTCAGTAGTATAAAGACTAGAGCGGATGAACTTCAGCAGCCAGTTGATAGAATATTTCAAGGAGTCCTCGATGAACATAGATCTTCTAGAAAGGGCCAAATTTCTACTGAGAAAGTTGAAGATCTTGTTGATGTTCTTTTGaatcttcaagaagaaggtgGCCTTGAATTCCCTTTAGGTGATGACACCATCAAAGCAATGATCATG GACGCATTTGTTGCTGGTACCGACACTTCGTCTACAGCAATAATATGGGGGATGGCAGAACTAATGAGAAATCCCGAAGTAATGGCCAAGGCACAAGCAGAAATAAGAAAGAAATACAATGTAAAAGGAACAGTAGATGAAGAAAATTTGCATGAACTAAACTATTTTTCTCTAGTAGTCAAAGAAACTCTGAGATTACATCCGCCTGCTCCACTATTAATTCCTAGAGAATGCAGAGAGAGTTGTGTGATTGATGGTTATGATATACCGGTAAAATCGAAAATTATGGTTAATGTGTGGGCAATGGCAAGAGACGAAAGGATTTGGGAAGAGGCTGAGAAATTTAAACCCGAAAGATTTCTTGGTAGTTCAATTGATTACAAGGGAAACAACTATGAATATATCCCATTCGGTGCTGGAAGAAGGATATGTCCAGGAATTATACTTGGTGTCGCTAATATTGAACTTCCATTGGCCATGTTACTGTTTCATTTTGATTGGAAACTTGTTGATGGAATCAAACCAGAAGATGTTGATATGAGTGAAGATGTTGGAGCCAGTGCCACGAGAAAAAATGACCTTTATATCATTCCTGTTCCATATCTTCCTCCTACCCAAGGACGAGTCTAG
- the LOC136235845 gene encoding polygalacturonase-like gives MANMNHSLLILLLIILFSSILSFGASHNIFTTYWPQSDGTPSFNVMRYGAKSDGRTDSTGAFVSAWNLACGSNRPAIVYVPPGRFLLKKVVFQGPCKNSAIFFRLDGTLVAPSDYKVLGYGGDWLVFWRVTGVTISGGTLEGQGAGLWACKASGGNCPSGAASLRFTNSDNIAINGLTSLNSQMFHIIIYGCHDVKIRGVTVSAPEDSPNTDGINVQMSTSVTILNSRIGTGDDCISIGPGTSYLYIENIRCGPGHGISIGSLGKEYKEPGVHNVVVKRVYFYGTQNGVRIKTWGRPSTGFVKNVVYQHVEMNNVQNPILVDQNYCPSNKNCPGQQSGVQVSDIRYHDISGTSATQVAVKFDCSKKYPCRRIHLENVALTYNNGQANAICHNAHGSALGFVQPSSCL, from the exons ATGGCTAATATGAATCAttctcttcttattcttcttctcaTCATTCTCTTTTcctcaattttatcatttggagCTTCACATAATATTTTTACTACTTATTGGCCCCAATCCGATGGAACGCCTTCATTTAATGTTATGAGATATGGGGCCAAATCCGATGGCCGGACCGACTCCACCGGTGCCTTTGTTTCGGCATGGAACCTGGCTTGTGGATCAAATAGACCAGCCATAGTATATGTCCCGCCCGGGAGGTTTCTTTTGAAAAAAGTTGTTTTTCAGGGTCCATGCAAGAACAGTGCAATCTTTTTTCGGCTAGATGGTACACTTGTGGCTCCATCGGATTATAAAGTCCTTGGGTACGGTGGAGATTGGCTCGTCTTTTGGCGTGTGACCGGTGTTACTATCTCTGGCGGGACTCTTGAAGGCCAAGGTGCTGGTTTATGGGCTTGCAAGGCCTCCGGCGGCAATTGCCCATCTGGTGCTGCG TCTCTTCGTTTTACCAATTCTGATAACATAGCAATCAATGGATTGACATCACTAAATAGCCAAATGTTCCACATTATCATCTACGGTTGCCATGATGTGAAAATCCGAGGTGTTACAGTTTCTGCCCCGGAAGACAGCCCTAACACCGACGGTATTAACGTACAAATGTCAACCAGTGTCACGATCCTAAACTCGAGGATTGGAACCGGAGACGATTGTATCTCAATTGGTCCAGGTACTTCTTACTTGTATATCGAAAACATAAGGTGCGGCCCTGGCCACGGAATCAG CATAGGGAGTTTGGGCAAGGAATATAAAGAGCCAGGAGTACACAATGTTGTAGTTAAAAGAGTTTATTTCTATGGAACTCAAAATGGGGTGAGAATCAAGACTTGGGGAAGACCAAGCACTGGCTTTGTGAAAAACGTTGTATACCAACATGTTGAGATGAACAATGTCCAAAATCCAATTCTAGTAGATCAAAATTACTGTCCTTCTAACAAAAATTGTCCTGGACAG CAATCAGGCGTTCAAGTAAGTGATATCCGGTACCACGACATAAGTGGAACATCAGCAACACAAGTAGCAGTGAAATTTGATTGCAGTAAGAAGTATCCGTGTAGAAGGATTCATCTTGAAAATGTTGCACTCACTTACAATAATGGTCAAGCTAATGCAATTTGTCATAACGCACATGGATCGGCTTTAGGATTTGTTCAGCCGTCTAGTTGTCTATAG